One region of Primulina tabacum isolate GXHZ01 chromosome 1, ASM2559414v2, whole genome shotgun sequence genomic DNA includes:
- the LOC142543283 gene encoding LOW QUALITY PROTEIN: kinesin-like protein KIN-14I (The sequence of the model RefSeq protein was modified relative to this genomic sequence to represent the inferred CDS: inserted 4 bases in 2 codons) produces MYPSAALMAEGMLQFNVLSVVRDVLQQHGKRLNDIDLASRKVQEASLRRYEAAGWIRKMVGVVAGKDFPAEPSEEEFRIGLRSGIMLCNVLNKVQPGAVPKVVEAPSDIVVIPDGTALSAYQYFENIRNFLDSIGELGIPTFEASDLEQGGKPSRIVSSVLALKSYYEWKQGGGNGVWKFSGNSKPPCEGRQFIRKNSDLFMNSILRNASAGEKLLDGLSSDMGECFDEMETSHSLRLLVRELLSDKKQEDIPEIVENMLGKVMEEFECRLASQKDHTSNIIKDERWTDTDVNSGELEVHDSSPLNLVKQQQIYIQKLKSTLQFTREDLKTLQMKYQEEVNNLGKHLQSLAHAASEYQRVLDENRKLYNQVQDLKGNIRVYCRVRPFLPGQPHGLSSVEDTNDRTITLLSPSKYGKDVRKTFTANKVFGPSASQEEVFADTQPLIRSVLDGYNVCIFAYGQTGSGKTYTMSGPEELTKESLGVNYRALSDLFFISEQRKDTISYEVSVQMMEIYNEQVRDLLATDGINKKLEIRNSSQNGINVPNANLVPVTSTSDVINLMNLGHKNRAVGSTAMNVRSSRSHSCLTVHVQGKDLTSGTILRGCMHLVDLAGSERADKSEAVGDRLKEAQHINRSLSALGDVISALAQKNSHVPYRNSKLTQLLQDSLGGQAKTLMFVHISPEPSALGETISTLKFSERVSTVELGAAKANKESADVKELKEQIASLKAALARKEGESGRLNQNSRPSTXPERKGHSDTSLTSRRLSIDSQDLINSPPWPPISSPGSIEEEKAVSHDWVDKAMVNRAESLXSGQRRYSLDNGLSRSQYETAITDESDDLEAATSESSEIDYQWLLNMPRSNSLPNVTGPKVRRPSPKQTKSPEIRSLIPPPTKRGANGIHSPLHKHVRQPVSVDGRRKTVNGK; encoded by the exons CATTGAGAAGATATGAAGCAGCCGGATGGATAAGGAAAATGGTGGGGGTAGTTGCAGGGAAAGATTTTCCAGCTGAGCCATCTGAAGAGGAATTTAGAATTGGTTTGCGAAGTGGGATTATGCTCTGCAATGTACTTAACAAGGTCCAGCCTGGTGCTGTGCCGAAG GTAGTTGAAGCACCTTCTGATATTGTTGTTATTCCTGATGGCACTGCTCTCTCTGCGTACCAATACTTTGAAAATATTAGGAACTTTCTCGATTCTATTGGGGAATTGGGGATTCCGACTTTTGAAGCCTCAGATTTGGAACAA GGAGGGAAGCCTTCAAGAATCGTGAGTAGTGTACTGGCTCTTAAGTCATACTATGAGTGGAAGCAAGGAGGTGGAAACGGGGTCTGGAAATTTAGCGGAAATTCGAAGCCACCATGTGAAGGGAGGCAATTTATTCGAAAAAATTCTGATCTTTTCATGAATTCAATCTTAAGGAACGCATCTGCTGGGGAGAAGTTGCTTGATGGTTTATCGAGCGACATGGGGGAGTGTTTTGATGAAATG GAAACCTCCCACTCCTTGCGCTTACTTGTCCGCGAACTTCTTTCTGATAAGAAACAAGAAGATATTCCAGAG ATTGTGGAGAATATGTTGGGCAAAGTCATGGAAGAATTTGAGTGTAGATTGGCAAGCCAAAAAGACCAT ACCTCAAATATAATTAAGGACGAGAGGTGGACTGATACTGATGTGAATTCTGGTGAATTAGAAGTGCATGATTCATCTCCGTTAAACTTAGTTAAACAGCAGCAAATATATATACAG AAATTGAAGAGTACCCTTCAGTTTACTAGAGAAGACTTGAAAACTTTGCAAATGAAATATCAAGAAGAAGTGAACAATCTAG GAAAACACCTACAAAGTTTGGCTCATGCAGCTTCTGAATACCAAAGAGTTCTAGatgaaaatcgcaaattatatAATCAAGTGCAAGACTTGAAAG GCAATATACGGGTTTACTGTCGAGTACGACCTTTTTTGCCTGGGCAACCCCACGGTTTGAGCTCTGTCGAAGATACGAATGATAGGACTATTACATTACTCTCTCCTTCAAAATATGGAAAAGATGTTCGCAAGACATTCACCGCTAACAAAGTTTTTGGTCCATCTGCGAGTCAAG AAGAAGTGTTTGCAGATACACAACCATTGATTCGATCTGTCCTTGATGGTTATAATGTGTGTATATTTGCTTATGGTCAAACAGGATCTGGGAAAACTTACACAATG TCAGGACCTGAAGAACTTACAAAAGAAAGCCTAGGCGTCAACTACAGGGCACTGAGCGATTTATTTTTCATCTCTGAACAAAGAAAAGACACCATTTCTTATGAGGTCTCTGTTCAGATGATGGAAATTTACAACGAGCAAGTGAGAGATCTCCTCGCCACGGACGGAATCAATAAGAAAT TAGAAATTCGTAACAGCTCTCAAAATGGTATTAACGTACCAAATGCAAATCTTGTACCTGTTACATCAACATCAGATGTCATCAATTTGATGAACCTAGGCCATAAAAACCGTGCTGTTGGCTCTACTGCAATGAATGTGCGTAGTAGTCGTTCTCACAG TTGCCTTACAGTTCATGTTCAAGGAAAAGACCTGACATCGGGTACCATTCTTCGTGGTTGTATGCATTTGGTTGATCTGGCAGGAAGTGAAAGAGCCGACAAATCCGAGGCAGTTGGTGATAGACTAAAGGAGGCTCAACATATCAATCGCTCTCTTTCTGCCTTAGGAGACGTAATATCTGCTCTAGCCCAAAAGAACTCACATGTTCCTTACCGAAATAGTAAACTTACACAGTTGCTTCAAGATTCACTCG GAGGCCAAGCAAAAACACTGATGTTTGTTCATATCAGTCCGGAGCCTTCTGCTCTCGGAGAAACAATTAGCACTCTAAAATTTTCTGAACGTGTTTCCACTGTTGAACTTGGTGCTGCTAAAGCAAACAAAGAGAGTGCCGATGTCAAGGAACTAAAAGAACAG ATAGCCAGTCTGAAAGCAGCCTTAGCACGGAAAGAAGGTGAATCGGGACGCCTAAATCAAAATTCTAGGCCGAGCAC TCCAGAGAGAAAGGGACATAGTGATACTTCATTGACATCAAGAAGGCTAAGCATTGACAGTCAAGACTTGATAAATTCTCCTCCTTGGCCACCTATTAGTAGCCCAGGGTCAATAGAAGAAGAAAAAGCCGTCTCCCATGATTGGGTTGACAAGGCTATGGTTAACAGAGCTGAGAGTTT AAGTGGTCAAAGAAGATACAGCCTAGATAATGGCTTATCTAGGAGCCAATATGAAACAGCAATCACTGACGAATCTGATGATCTCGAAGCTGCAACTAGTGAGTCTTCGGAGATAGATTACCAATGGCTTCTAAACATGCCTAGGTCCAACAGCTTGCCAAATGTTACGGGTCCGAAAGTCCGGAGACCTAGTCCAAAGCAAACTAAGAGTCCAGAAATACG GAGCCTAATTCCACCACCAACTAAGAGAGGTGCAAATGGGATCCATTCACCGTTGCACAAGCATGTGCGACAACCGGTTTCTGTCGATGGGAGGCGAAAAACAGTAAATGGGAAGTGA